A genomic stretch from Lathyrus oleraceus cultivar Zhongwan6 chromosome 2, CAAS_Psat_ZW6_1.0, whole genome shotgun sequence includes:
- the LOC127120528 gene encoding AT-hook motif nuclear-localized protein 8: protein MDSREPPQPPHHPHGHHFQPPSNVVLMGPNPFTNTAPTTMMAPATARFPLFNVNANPANPANPPPHSEPFTTTTTITTVNTTTNTTTTVPPTLVPCVAGTTVPPTLVPCVAGSSESFKKKRGRPRKYFPDDSTALGLGSGSGSGSGSGQALAMTSPDSSTAKKSKRGRGRPRGSVKKKLGDDGSVFRPHVIMVNHGEDIFKKVMAFSQERAGSDTEMCVVSAEGLIGTVALHQAGSIVVFEGQFEIISLSAQLVESDDGSGLKRMSNLKISVGGPDSRLLGGVVADKLVAASTVKVIMGCFNLDGKKTSSNNQKSGPSSTPPSHFAASGTPTSPTSQGPSSESSGDHENSPFTQGPGVYNNASQVDQNMMMFHHPQVWARQTQQ from the exons ATGGATTCACGTGAACCACCGCAGCCTCCTCATCACCCTCACGGTCACCACTTTCAACCACCGTCGAACGTTGTGTTGATGGGACCCAATCCGTTCACCAACACTGCCCCGACTACCATGATGGCGCCTGCCACTGCTCGATTCCCTCTCTTCAACGTGAACGCTAACCCTGCTAACCCTGCTAACCCTCCTCCTCATTCTGAGCCTttcaccaccaccaccaccatcacCACTGTCAACACCACCACCAACACCACCACCACTGTTCCTCCAACATTGGTGCCATGCGTTGCTGGCACCACTGTTCCTCCAACATTGGTGCCATGCGTTGCTGGCTCCTCTGAGTCATTCAAGAAAAAGAGGGGTCGGCCAAGGAAGTATTTCCCTGATGACAGCACTGCTTTGGGCTTGGGCTCGGGTTCGGGCTCCGGCTCGGGTTCCGGGCAGGCTCTTGCTATGACCTCTCCTGATTCTTCAACTGCCAAGAAGAGTAAGAGGGGAAGAGGAAGGCCTCGTGGCTCTGTTAAAAAGAAGCTTG GAGATGATGGCTCTGTTTTCCGTCCACATGTGATCATGGTGAATCATGGAGAG GACATTTTTAAGAAAGTTATGGCCTTTAGTCAAGAAAGAGCGGGATCTGATACAGAGATGTGCGTTGTTTCTGCTGAAGGTTTGATTGGCACTGTTGCCCTTCATCAGGCGGGGAGCATTGTGGTTTTTGAG GGCCAATTTGAAATTATATCCCTGTCAGCCCAGTTAGTAGAATCTGACGACGGCAGTGGCCTTAAAAGAATGAGTAACTTGAAGATATCTGTAGGGGGTCCTGATTCACGCCTTTTGGGAGGTGTAGTTGCTGACAAGCTTGTTGCGGCGTCGACCGTAAAG GTCATAATGGGCTGTTTTAATTTGGATGGCAAAAAGACTAGCTCCAACAACCAGAAATCTGGGCCGTCTTCAACCCCACCATCCCATTTTGCTGCTTCTGGGACTCCAACTAGCCCTACATCTCAAGGGCCTTCATCTGAGTCCTCTGGTGACCATGAGAATAGTCCTTTTACTCAGGGACCTGGAGTCTACAACAATGCTAGTCAGGTCGATCAAAACATGATGATGTTCCACCACCCGCAAGTCTGGGCTCGCCAAACTCAGCAGTGA